Below is a genomic region from Brassica oleracea var. oleracea cultivar TO1000 chromosome C9, BOL, whole genome shotgun sequence.
AAAAATGTGATGATGAAAGGAGAGTGGCTTATGTTCGTGATGATGATCAGAATGGAAGGGGAGTGGTTGTGTTTTGCAAACAGGAGTGTTCGTGATGATGATAAGAATGGAAGGAGAATGGCTTGTGTTTTGCAAACAAGAGTGTTTGTGATGATGATAAGAATGGAAGGAGAGTGTTCGTGATGATGATATGTATACAAACCTTACAATGCAATGCTTTATATAGAGCAAGAGAGAAGAGTAAAACAATCATCTACAAAACTCGTGACACATACATACAAAACACAAGAATGCAAAACACAAACTGATTCCCGTGATAGAAACATACAAAACTCGTGACACACAAACATACAACACTCGTGACTTCAACTTGCATACAAACATACAACTTCAACTTGTGACACACAAACATACAACACTCGTCAGACATCTCTCCTGTCACATACAACTTGCATTTTGTCTCCTTCGTGTCCTGCCTTCTTTCACTCTGCAAACGGAAAGAGAGGCAATAAGATACACAATTTATTATAAAACATAACAGTTTATCACATATCACATAAACTCGAAACAGTTTATTATAAAACAGAACGGATCAAAGATACATAGACACATACACCAAATAAACAGAATATAACATAACACAAGAACATGAACAGAACATGACACATACACCAAATACACTCAATTTAAACATGCCACAGAGACATTCCTACTAGTTATCCAGCATCTCTGTAAGAAGCTTAGTCTTTAGTGCTTTTTCTTTTTCAGAAAGTGGCTCATTTTTTGAAATGAGATTGTTAAGCAGATCCATTTTCGAAAGTCTCTCTTTCAGGCCCAAGTCTTTCTCTTTAATAGAGCACGTGGTCTGAAACTTTAACGCAGCCTCCTTATCTACTATTGGCTTATTTGCAGAAGCTGCTTTCGCAGTCTTAACACCCGCTGGACGTTTGGTAGGTTGCTCATCTAGATTGATAGTTGTTTGAGAGCTTGTTGTTTCTGCTCCATCCTCACACTTTCTCTTCTTAGTGCTTCCACCAAGCTTACTACTAGCATGCTCACACCATTTCTGGTCATAGCGGAGCTCCTCCCAAGCATGGTGAAGGTTAAATTTAAGCTTGTGATCGTTGAAAAAGATCTTGTGTGCCAGTTTCACAACATCACTCTCACTCTGACCACTTGTTTTCTGTCTTGTTGCAGCCGCATAGGATCCACAGAAATTGCACACAGGATTGTTCAGCTTCTGCCACCTTTGCTTACACTGAAGAGGTTCTCGCTTATCACCCCTTTCCACCTTTGGACTAGCTGCATAGTAAGCTGCAATGCGGCTCCAGAAAGCACCTGCTTTCTACTCATTGCTTACGACAGGATCCTTGCTGGTGTTTAACCAGGCGCTAATGAGCACTAGATCATTAGAGGGAGTCCACTTCTTTCTTTCTTTGCGCTGGGTAGGTGACTCTTCACAGAAGGTTGATGTTTCTATACATTGGGTACTAAAGACAGGGAGTTGCGATGAACCGAGTTCAGGAAGGAGACTATCTTGTTGACTGTTAAGCAGATCAACAAAATTGGGGGCCTGGCTATATGGATTATACGAATCCATATTCTAATATGATAAAGAAGAGAGAATAAGATGTTGGAAGATGAAGAGAAGAAGACAAGAATGATACTCGAATTTAAAGATGAAAAGAGAAGAAGATGTTGGAAGATACGGCTCCTCATTTAAAGATGAAAAGAGAAGAAGATGATAAGAGCTGAACTGACATATATCTAAGATATTTATTACCTAACCATCTCCTAAAGTAACACTAAAACAAGCATTAAACACAAGCAGAACATGAAACATAGACCAAGCATTGAGGTGAGTTGACATGTATCTAACAAGCATTCAGTTATATCCACTATTGAAACATTAATCAGACGCATTCATCACACGCTTTAACCCTAACCACAACCTAATTCTCACAACCAGATGATCTTAAACTCTATCAACTACTACCAAACGCAATCAATTAAGATAAAAGCAAGAAAAGCTTTTAGGAATAGAACGTTACCTGGACTTGCAATCAGGACCAGCTTCAGACACTTCCAAGTTACTCTCCTCTGGTCCGCCTCATTGCTCCCTGAACTATAAGCCCAAAAATTTAAATAAAACTTGTTGAAACTATTTACTTGGACGACATTGAACAAGCCTCTATCAAATAGTATAGATCTTTTAAAAATTAACAATGGAAAGTATACCTTCCAGAGTAGAAGCCGTTCTTGTTCTCAGGATCAGTGACATCAATCTGATGAAACACACGGCTTTGATTGCTCCAGTCTCACTGTCTCAACAAGAACGTGGCCCTCTATTATCTTCTAAGTCTCTCAACAGCTTCAATTGCTCCGGTAACTACAAAACTGAAACAAAACTGATAAACAACTAATAAGATCACAGATGAAAACAAGAGAACTTAATGAAGGGGATGATGACTTAGACATACCTTCAGAGAGTTTTGATAGTTTTGCTACAATCCCGATGACATCCTACAAAAATAACAGAGAAATAGAGTGAGAGACATCAAACGATTTGAAGAAGGACAGAGGAATCGAGGGACTCGCCGTGGAACTGAGAAGATTTGAAGAATCGATCGACAGAGGAATCGAGGGACAGAGGAATCGTCGGCCTTGGTGGTGGGTTTCCATCGATGGTGTGTTTCGATCCTTCCTCTGTCACGGAGAACACGAGAAGACAGAGACACGGTGGTGGTTTCGATCGGTGGTGGTTTCGAACCTTTCCTTCGAACGGTAGTCGTTTCGATCGGTGGTGGTTTCGAACCTTTACTTCGAACGGTGGTGGTTTCGATCGGCGGAGGATCGGTGGTGGTTTGGATGATCGGTGGAGGATCGGTGGTGGTTTCGATCGGTGGAGGATTGATCGGTGGAGGATCAGTGGTGATCTGTGTGGAGGATCGGTGGTGGTTTCGATGGGTTTCGCCTCTTTCCTTCGAACGGAGAACACGAGAAGACAGAGCGACGAAGTGAGAAGAAAAGAAACAAAGAAAAAAAAAATAGAAAAAAAACACTTTAACTAGGAGGCTGACACGTGGGTTTAAAACCCCGCTAATAATCGATCACCAAATACTCAAATTAAGGATCGGTAATCCCTCTTTTCTTTTCTTTTGATTTAATTTTAATCATATTTTTCCGTAAGAAACCCATTAAGGTTCAGGGTTAATGACGGTCTTGGTCAAAAACAAAGTAGTTTAGCTCCGCGACCCGCGTGATGACATGTACTGATCTCCGTATTATTGAACGTGGCTAAAAATCTCCCGTATTAATTAAATGGTTAAGGTTTGCGTGATGGCATGGGTACGACTAAGAATAGTAACAATCAATAATCTAATTCATTGATTATCCATTACCAAATATATGCATACATACACATGATAGGCATAGGATTAGGATCCAATATTATTATTATTATTATTATTATTATAACTAAGCTCCAATATTATTATTATTTTTCGTATATAACGAGGATCCAAAATTTAGTGCAGTATTTTCTCTAAATTATTACTACAATTTAAACATTGTTCGTATTTACTATTTTACAAACCAATAAAAAGTTTCTAAAACTATTGGATCCGATCATAATGTTAAGAAAGATTTGAAGTGCGTCATGATTTTGGGATACGACAGCTAGGCCTGGAACGGATCGGGTATCCGGGTAATTTTAAAATATCCGGATCCGGATCCTTATCCGACGGATCCATAATTTTACTATCCTTATTCGGATCCGGGATTCGCGGATATCCGGGTGTCGGATATCCTTCTAAATATTATAATATCCGGCGGATATCCGGATCCGGATTTGGATCTTTAAAATAAATAAAAAATAATATTAATATATATAAAATATTAACAATAATTTAAAAATAAAAATATATATAATGTTTTTAATTATTTCTATGTATAATATTACAAAATTTACATAAAATTTATATATACTATTATAAAAATGAAAATATATTAAATAAAATTAGTTTTTATATGTAGATATTACTATTTTTGAAATATTTATTAATAAAATTTACGGATCCGGATATCCGGACTAAAAAATCAAGATATCCGGATCCGGATTCGGCTTTGACGGATCCAACATTTTACTATCCGGATCCGGATTCGGCCTCTCCGGATATCCGGATTTTCGGATCGGATCCGGATCGAATCACGGATCGAATCCGGATCTCGGATAAAAATTCCAGGCCTAACGACAGCTCGCCCTCCTAATTCGTTGTTGGCTAGTTAAAGACTTCTTCTTTTTTATTTTAACTTATGTTTAGATTATTACATATTATATATTAAGAAAATACTTTTGTTATACAATTTATCTTAGTTACATAAAAAATATTTTCAAATGTCAAACGACGTTAAATGTACGTAAAAATGAAAATTTCAATGATTTTGAAGCAAAATTTTTTTCTTAAACTTATAGTTCTGTAAACTGAAAAGTCTCTGAACAAAATTATTGACAGTATAAAAAATATTTGAAGGTACTAATTAAGAAAATGTTATATTGTTCATATTAATACATATATTATATATATAGTTGCATTGTCTCCAGATTCTGCACGTGAGACTGCCATGAACCTCGCATTACGTAACGGGTATATTTTCACATTAATTTCTAAACGATAATGCATGTGATATTCTTTTTTTTTTGTAAACGGTCGTAACGTTTAGACGTTGAAATACTTACCGGAACCTTATAAACTTGATTTGTTTATAGTTTCTAAAAATGAAATGAAAAATGCTGACAAAATATGGCGTTATTATAAACTTGGTTGTGCATGTTACTGTGTTGGGTTAATTTAGAACAAAATAGGAAGTTAGTTTATAGAAATGTTTGAATCGTATAAGCAGAAAACAATTTTGTTAATACTAATTGAGATGTTTGATACGATGAAGAGTATTGTTTTAGTTATTTCTTCTCGCACAAGTTTTCGGTGAATATAACATAAATAAAAACAAAATAAGTTTTCCGGGAAGACAAAGCTAAAAAGAAGTGATTCATGCTATATAAAGAAAGTGTCATCATATATCATCGTTGGTTTTAAAACCCTTAAAAAAAATCATCAATTGGTTTTGGACATAGCCACATAGAAATACTGACGACCTTATATTCGAAATTTCTAGATATTAGATATAAATAAAACATATAGAGAGGGTATTAATTGCAACGTATGACATATGAAGAGACCGTGTGCAGTTGAAGTCTCAAACATAGACAATTTATTTCGCTACGCGTTTCATTCTTCACCAAACACTCCAACTCTATAGCTCTCAGTTTATATACAATCTGCAAATAACCACTACCGAAAGAAAAAGTAAAGGGTTGATAAGGTTCCACCATAGAAAGAAAGATGGAGATAATTAAACCAAAAGCCTCAGACTCAAAGAAGATAGCAACAAAAACTGAGGATGAAAAGAAGACAAAGAAATATAATATGATGACCAGTAATGGTCAAAAGTTCACTACTATTAAAGGGCATCTCAAAATCGTTGAGGGTTTAAGACAAGGTAAGACAAAAGACGATCAATCTAGGAGCCCGAGATCCTCATCATCATCATATGTGATGGAAATCAAGATGGGAAATTGTGAGTTTTTATGTTTTCTCATCATAGTCTTTGTTTTTAATTACAATAAAGTAATTGAATTTGGTTCCAAATTATTAAGTTTGAACATCGATTTTAGGTTTGTTATACCCTATATCATGCATGAACCTTTTTCTAGTAAATATAGAAATTAAAGTGAAAGTTTATATCTCTATATCATTTATATAATTATTTTGATGAACACTCTCTTGATTACTTCTTGTTTCATATTGAGTTAGCAATCTAATTTTACAGACAAACATTCGATTCAAAGATCAGAAAATACTAAAAGGATAGAAACTCAAGACAAGGGTAAGAAGGTGATGAACCTGAAACAAAACACAGAAGACGAGAGTAACGTTCATAAGATGAAGAATAAGAAAGTATGGGATTGCGAAAGCACACTCTATGACTCGTTCGAGCTCAACTCGTTCAATCGTCAGCTCGACAACGCAATCTCTTCCTCCGCTAGATCCATGTCAATGCCTCACCTTCCTCCTCCACCGTCAGAAACCACGTCTTCGTCTGCGACAAAAAAGCAGCCATCAAACAAGATCTCACGCTCTCTACAGAAACTCGTAAAGTCAATCTTCAGACAGAAACAGTCAAACACTCCCTTTAAGGCATGTCACGGCGTAGATATGGATAAATACTACGTCGTTTTCGACAAGACGGGATCCCTCACGACGATTCCCGAGTCAAGAGAGTCAATAGAATTGGCTGGCTCAGAGATCAACTCGCTTGATAGAAAAACCGTGTCAGAGCGATTCCCACCGAGTCGTCTCGCGGGTATATCTTGTTCCTGATCAGTATTATATAATTTGCTGATTGATGTAAGCGTAACTCGTTAATGAATAGAAAGTCTTTAAAAGTACTGTATTTGAAATAAGTATTATGGTCATGTTTTTTTTCTATTTTGAAACACTGTTTATTTACTGTAGTATGACTTTTATTCTTGCCATTTAAGTAGTTAGCTGAAAACATTTTATTAACAGAAAGGCCAACAAATTCCCAAGAACAAATGTTTTGTCAGAAATTTTACTTTCATCCTTTATTTTACTTTCATATTTTTCCAATGCCGTACACTACTTTTTATCGAAATTAGCAACCTTCATAATTCGGTTATTGTTTTTGTTATTTGAGTATCTCATAGATAATATTAATTGAGAAGTAACTTACGTGATTTCTCCTGATGTATCAATCATAGGAAAGCTCCCTAATTAATTATTTTAATTTGATTACTTATTGATTTTATTTATTTATTTAGATTAGTTAAAAATTAAATCAAAAACTAAATTACATCAATAACCAAATAAATAATACTTAACAATAATGGTATCGTAAATATGTATTTAAAGAAACTGAGTCATCAGTTCTTAGATTTGTGTCATAAATTATTTTGTCCATTTAAGAAAATAAAATTTTCAAAAAGAACAGAGATTTAAAAACTTTCCTTTGCATATTTTATAGATAATAAAAAGATACAATTAGTGGTTAGTAAATTTATTACATCTGTATTATATAGATAATAATATACAAAATTATATATAATATAATCTTAAGTAAAAAATAAAAGGAATTTTAGATAATAAACTTACTTAAGATTTTACATTAACAAATCTGTAATTAAATATTTACTGTAAAATCTGGTAAGTAAATTCACATTTTAAATTAATTGTTTAAGAAAATAGAGATTTGAAAATTTCCTTGTATCTTATAACGATAAATAAAAATAATATGTGCATAGTATATAGATAATGATATACAAAACAGGTATATATAATTTCATTTTAAAGTAAATATTAAAATAATATTAGATATAAAAAATTGAAATTGCTTTTTTCATCATCAAACCAGTAGAAAGCTTTATCGTTTGTAAAAACAGATAAATTATTTAATACATATTTAAAAATATTATGTTTAAGATTTTTTTTTAATTCCTTTGCATGTTAGGAAATAAATTAGTAGCTAGCAGTTTTTGTTATTTGAGTATGTTATAGATAATATTAATTAAGAAATCACTTAACTGATTTTTGCTGATGTATTAATCATAGGAAATCTCTCTAGTTAAATATTTTAATTTGATTGGCTAATGATTTATTTTCTTTTATTTATTTATTCTAGTTAAAAATTAATTAAAAACTAATTTACATCAATAACCAAACAAATCATACTTAACAATAATGGTAACACAAATATGTATTTAAAGAAATTGTGTCATCAATGCTCGGATTTGTGTCATAAATTATTTTTTCTATTTAAGAAAATATCTTTTCAAGAAAACAAAAATTTAAAAACTTTCCTTAGCATATTTTATAGATAATAAAACAAGATAAAATTAGTGGTTAGTATTTTTTTTACTTGTGTATTATATATATTATTATATACAAAACTATATATAATATAATCTAAAGTAAAAAATAAAATTAATTCTAGATTGTAAACATATTTAAGATTTTCCATTAACAAATATGTAAAGTCAATATTTACTGTAAAATCTGGTAAATTATTTCACATTTTAAATGAATTGTTTAAGAAAGAAGAGACTTGAAAATTTCCTTATATATTATATAGATGAATAAAAATAAAATACAATTTGTAATTTTCATTAGGTGCATATTGTATTGATAATGATATACAAAACATGTAATATAATTTCATTTTAAAGTTAATGTTAGAAAAAAATTTAGATAAAAAAATATTTGTAGTTACTTTTTTCATAATCAAACATGTAGAAAGCTATATCGTTTGTAAAAACAGATAAACCATTTTACAGATATTAAAAATAATTTGTTTTAAATTATTTTTTTAAAATCGTTTGCATGTTATAGATAACTAACAATAAAATTAGTAGCTAGCAGTTTTTTTTTTATTTGTATATCTTATAGATAATTATATACAAAATATGAATAATCATGTAGACTTGACTTACAAATCATATATCAGTTATATAAATATGTGGTTTGTACTGTTTGAATTTAACCGATCATTTAACTGAAAGTTATTCATAATTTCTTAGAACTTTGTGCTAGCATGTTATATATATAACTAAAAACAAAATAAAATTTGTAATTAACAGTTTTTTGCTATTTGTGTATCTTATAGATAATGATATACAAAAAATTGAACAATCATTTAAACTTGACTTACAAGACATTTCAATTATATATATGTGGTGTGGCTAACTATTTTAATTTATCTGAATCATTTAATTGAAATTTGTTCATAATGTCTTTGAACTTTTTTTAATATAGTTATTTATTTCAAAATTTTGCACGTTTGGCGTTAAATAATATACAGGGCGAATTACTCTAAGATATATTAGACGATGAAATATTTTGTGATTTCACCAATTATTATCATGTATATATCATTTTTAAAAAATATTATTTGTGATGTCATGTATATATTATTTTTAGAAAATATTATTGGATGTATAAACGAATGTAATATTAATTGAATGATATTCACAAATAAAAAGTACATAGTTAGTTATTCTAAAATGACATTTAAATCATACACTAACTGTTTTTACTATAGTTGTTGTTAATAAGAAATCTAATAAATACTTCAAAATGATATTTTCTATTTTAAAATGTTATAAGATAGTCAAAATAAACAAAAAATAAATTTAATTATATAGAAAATATATAACAAATTAAATTCACACTCAATTTGAAAAAAAAAATTATATTATAACATCTGAAAAACATAGCAAATATTATATTATATTGAATTTAAAAAGCTATTTGTATTCACGAATTCGGGCAACCATCTAGCAAATGGGGAAACAGCACACATGTAATTTACAAAGACCCAAAACGGGACGAAATTTTCCACCTATCTTCTTTTCATTTGTTGTCATCTCTCATCCACATCATTTTCCTTCTCTCACCCACCGTGAGAGTAAAGAGAAAAAGAAGATGATTCTGATGCTCTCTTACTCTCCGGCGATAATCTCAGCCGTTAAATATGTGGGGTCGTCTCCGTTCAACACTCGACGACTTTCTCAGCCTAGTATCTCCATCTCTAGAAACAAAAGCTTCTTCTTACACTTGAAAGAGACGAAAGAGAAAAGAAGAAGAAGAAGAGGAGAAGATGGGAGAGTTTCGATCGTTTGTGATGCAGGAGGGATGTTTCCGGTGGACCCATGGGCTCCAACCATAGATTCACAGAGCATAGCATCGCAGCTCTTCGCGGTGTCTCTGTTTCCGTACATAGGTTTCCTCTACTTCCTCACCAAATCCAAAACTGCTCCAAAGCTCACACTTTTCGGATTCTACTTCTTGCTTGCCTTCGTTGGAGCTACGAGTAAGTAGAGCCTGTTTTTAGCGTTTGCGTCT
It encodes:
- the LOC106314301 gene encoding glutathione S-transferase T3-like, whose amino-acid sequence is MDSYNPYSQAPNFVDLLNSQQDSLLPELGSSQLPVFSTQSYYAASPKVERGDKREPLQCKQRWQKLNNPVCNFCGSYAAATRQKTSGQSESDVVKLAHKIFFNDHKLKFNLHHAWEELRYDQKWCEHASSKLGGSTKKRKCEDGAETTSSQTTINLDEQPTKRPAGVKTAKAASANKPIVDKEAALKFQTTCSIKEKDLGLKERLSKMDLLNNLISKNEPLSEKEKALKTKLLTEMLDN
- the LOC106316412 gene encoding uncharacterized protein LOC106316412, which codes for MEIIKPKASDSKKIATKTEDEKKTKKYNMMTSNGQKFTTIKGHLKIVEGLRQGKTKDDQSRSPRSSSSSYVMEIKMGNYKHSIQRSENTKRIETQDKGKKVMNLKQNTEDESNVHKMKNKKVWDCESTLYDSFELNSFNRQLDNAISSSARSMSMPHLPPPPSETTSSSATKKQPSNKISRSLQKLVKSIFRQKQSNTPFKACHGVDMDKYYVVFDKTGSLTTIPESRESIELAGSEINSLDRKTVSERFPPSRLAGISCS
- the LOC106315568 gene encoding uncharacterized protein LOC106315568 gives rise to the protein MILMLSYSPAIISAVKYVGSSPFNTRRLSQPSISISRNKSFFLHLKETKEKRRRRRGEDGRVSIVCDAGGMFPVDPWAPTIDSQSIASQLFAVSLFPYIGFLYFLTKSKTAPKLTLFGFYFLLAFVGATIPAGIYAKVHYGTSLSNVDWLHGGAESLLALTNLFIVLGLRQALRKSEDNDEETPTTTSQQEQEKSSV